In the genome of Pseudoliparis swirei isolate HS2019 ecotype Mariana Trench chromosome 3, NWPU_hadal_v1, whole genome shotgun sequence, one region contains:
- the LOC130188066 gene encoding DNA-directed RNA polymerase III subunit RPC9-like, producing MLSNYEVFKLLTDLKEQRKDSGKNKNSAGQQNLNTIMYETLKYLSKTPSSRQTPEIVREFLTTMMPHKLTKAEKLQLLNHRPQTAVEIQLMVEESEERLSEEQIEELIQMVAEVLPGDPEQENAAPADAEVDEAVEQS from the exons ATGCTCAGTAACTATGAG GTGTTCAAACTCCTGACAGACCTGAAGGAACAGAGGAAGGACAGCGGGAAGAACAAAAACAGTGCCGGCCAGCAGAACCTCAACACCATCATGTATGAG ACACTGAAGTACCTGTCAAAGACTCCCAGCAGCAGGCAGACTCCAGAGATCGTCAGAGAGTTCCTGACCACCATGATGCCTCACAAACTCACAAA GGCAGAAAAACTGCAGCTATTGAACCACCGGCCACAGACAGCAGTGGAAATTCAGCTT ATGGTGGAGGAGAGTGAAGAGAGGTTGTCAGAGGAGCAGATCGAGGAGCTCATCCAGATGGTTGCAGAAGTCCTTCCTGGTGACCCGGAGCAGGAGAACGCAGCTCCAGCTGACGCAGAGGTCGATGAAGCCGTCGAACAGTCATGA
- the LOC130188050 gene encoding protein-tyrosine sulfotransferase 1-like, with protein sequence MRTTRSSLLLGCMLLCSASLIYLGMSGIDCPPKSHRYRWMELNMGSANQSLSPNEHFPEDTPLIFIGGFPRSGTTLMRVMLDAHNAVRCGEETRVIPRLLAMRATWSRSVKERIRLDEAGVTDQVLDSAVRAFLLEVIVGHGEPAPRLCNKDPFALKSLSYLSRIFPKAKFVLMLRDGRATVHSMISRKVTISGFDLTSYRDCLTKWSSAVETMFSQCQAAGESRCLPVRYEQLVLHTEEEMRKLLHFLELQWDPSVLHHEELIGKAGGVSLSKVERSTDQVMKPVNTDALSKWVGHIPPDVIGDMAEIAPMLARLGYDPYSNPPDYTRAQPMVPLFNASQNLKSPETPHPS encoded by the exons atgaggaccacccGATCGAGCCTGCTGCTGGGCTGCatgctcctctgctccgcctCCCTGATCTACCTGGGCATGAGCGGGATAGACTGCCCGCCGAAAAGCCATCGGTACAGGTGGATGGAGCTCAACATgggctcagccaatcagagcttaTCCCCGAATGAACATTTCCCCGAAGACACGCCCCTCATCTTCATCGGAGGCTTTCCCCGGAGCGGCACCACGCTGATGCGCGTCATGCTGGATGCCCACAATGCCGTCCGGTGCGGGGAAGAGACCCGAGTGATTCCCCGCCTCCTGGCCATGCGGGCCACCTGGAGCCGCTCGGTCAAGGAGAGGATACGGCTGGATGAGGCCGGCGTCACCGACCAGGTGTTGGACTCAGCCGTGCGAGCGTTCCTGCTCGAG GTGATCGTCGGCCACGGGGAGCCTGCGCCTCGCCTTTGCAACAAGGACCCGTTCGCCTTGAAGTCTCTCTCATATCTGTCACGCATCTTCCCGAAAGCCAAATTTGTCCTCATGCTACGAGACGGACGGGCAACCGTCCACTCCATGATATCACGCAAG GTGACCATCTCCGGCTTTGACCTGACCAGCTACAGGGACTGCCTGACTAAGTGGAGCAGCGCGGTGGAGACCATGTTCAGCCAGTGCCAGGCCGCCGGCGAGTCCAGGTGTCTGCCCGTCCGCTACGAGCAGCTGGTCCTCCACAcggaggaggaaatgaggaagTTGCTTCACTTCCTGGAGCTGCAGTGGGACCCATCAGTGCTGCACCACGAAGAGCTGATTGGAAAGGCTGGTGGCGTGTCTCTGTCCAA ggtGGAGCGCTCCACAGACCAGGTGATGAAGCCGGTGAACACCGACGCCCTCTCCAAGTGGGTCGGTCACATTCCCCCCGACGTGATCGGCGACATGGCTGAAATCGCCCCCATGCTGGCTCGCCTGGGCTACGACCCCTACTCCAACCCTCCCGACTACACCAGAGCGCAGCCCATGGTGCCTCTGTTCAACGCCTCACAG AATTTGAAGTCCCCAGAGACTCCACACCCGAGTTAA
- the LOC130191673 gene encoding LOW QUALITY PROTEIN: rhodopsin-like (The sequence of the model RefSeq protein was modified relative to this genomic sequence to represent the inferred CDS: inserted 3 bases in 2 codons) has product LVSLSLLSLERYSVLLGRTLLDSEPSQYRRARLAVAASWLSSLIWTLPSLLGWSSCGPEGPGTICSVQWHQRSTAARSYINCLFIFCLLLPLLLMFFCYGRILLAVRALARRVTRINRSSAERREARVLLMVVSMVTGYLLCWMPYAVVATLASFGQPXVVPPAASLIPSLLAKTSTVLNPVIYVLLNNQFSRCLLYMIRCSSEAPPTVVHHTQPSRRGPPPPTAHVMFTSREQQVXPALVLVAQYAEGKVDHVAPF; this is encoded by the exons ctggtgtctctctctctgctgtcctTGGAGCGGTACTCTGTGCTGCTCGGCAGAACCCTCTTGGACTCGGAGCCCTCTCAGTACCGCCGGGCCAGGCTCGCTGTAGCCGCCTCCTGGCTCTCCTCGCTGATCTGGACTCTGCCATCGCTGCTGGGCTGGAGCAG CTGCGGGCCGGAGGGTCCCGGCACCATCTGCTCCGTTCAGTGGCACCAGCGCTCCACCGCAGCTCGCTCCTACATCAACTGTTTGTTCATCTTCTgtctgctgctgccactgctgctCATGTTCTTCTGCTACGGGAGGATCTTGTTGGCTGTGCGTGCGTTGGCAAGACGG GTCACCAGGATCAACCGATCCTCAGCTGAGCGGAGGGAAGCCCGTGTCCTTCTAAtggtggtctccatggtgaCAGGCTACCTATTGTGCTGGATGCCATATGCTGTGGTGGCGACGCTCGCCTCCTTTGGACAGCC GGTGGTGCCGCCTGCCGCCAGTTTAATTCCATCCCTGCTGGCAAAGACCAGCACCGTCCTCAACCCTGTTATTTATGTGCTGCTCAACAACCAG TTCTCCAGGTGTCTCCTGTACATGATCAGGTGCAGCtcagaagccccgcccaccgtAGTTCACCATACACAGCCCAGCAGAAGGGGTCCCCCCCCACCAACAGCGCATGTCATGTTCACATCCAGAGAGCAGCAGG CACCTGCTCTGGTGCTAGTGGCTCAATATGCAGAGGGCAAAG TGGACCATGTGGCTCCATTTTGA